The Deinococcus carri DNA window CGGGTGGCGTTGGCCTGCTGTGTCTGGTAGATGCGCTCCAGCGTGACCGTCCCGGCATTGGCAAAGGTCGCCAGCAGTGTCTCGTCGCGCCGGGTGAAGTCCGGCGCGATCCGCCCGACCGTCAGGATGCCCAGCAGCCGCCCGCCCGACGTGCGCAGCGGCGCGAACAGCGCGGACTGCCGGGGCGTGCCGGGTTGCAGGACAGCCTGGGGCGGCAGGGCGTCGCGGTGAACGCGCAAGACGGCCTCCGGCCCCAGCGCCGCCTGCCAGGACAGGCCCTGGCCCCGGTACAGCACCGTGCCCAGTTCGGCGGCGTACTGGCCCGCCTGGGTGGTCACGCGCAGCACGTCCTGTTCCTGCCAGTAGCGCAGGAACAGCGCGTAGCGCGTCTCCAGCAGCCGCACGCTGAGGCGGGTCAGCACCTCCTCCACCTCGGCGGCGGTCTGGGCACCCAGCATGGCCTGGCTGAGTTCCAGCAGGGCCGCCAGGTCGGCCTGGTCCTCCTGTGGCTGCCCAGACCAGGCGGACTGGCTGGTCGTGGGGGTACTCCGGGGTGACATGCCGCAGACTGACACGCCCGTCACTCGCTTGCCTAGAAGAAATCTGGAGAGATCGTACAGTCTGAACCAGGTTCAGATGCTGGGCGGGGTGGCCGCCTCCTGTGTCCCGGCGAGCGCGGCCTGGGCAGCGTCCGCCAGAGCTTCCAGCGCCGCCTCCTGCGCCACGGTCACCCGCGCGAAACCTGCTGCCCGCGCCGCGTCCGCCGTCTGCGGCCCCATCGCGGCGACCGCGAAGTCGGTTCCCGCCAGGGCCGCCAGGTGCCGCGCCGCGCTGCCGGAGGCGAGGGTCACCACGTCGGCCTGCCGCAACCGTGCCAGCGCGTGTTGGGTCATCTGGGCCGGTTCGGTGCGGTACAGCTCGGCGCGTTCGTAACGGACGCCGCGCGCTTCCAGCCCCCGTTGCAGGTCGTCCTCCGCGACCTGGCTGGTCAGGTGCAGCACGAGGTCGCCCGCCTGTGCCGGAAGCTCTGCGCCCAGGTGCCGCGCGCCGGGGGTGGAGGGCACGAAATCGGCGCGCAGGCCCCCCTCCTCCAGGCTGCGGGCGGTGCTTGGCCCCACCGCCGCGAGCCGCACCCCACCCAGGTGCCGCGCGTCCAGCCCCAGCCGCCTGAGGTGCGTGAACAGCGCCGTGACCGCCTGGTTGCTGGTGAGCAGCAGCCATGTCACGCCGGTCAGGTCGCGCAGGCGGGCGTGCAGCGCGGCCTCGTCCCCGGTGTCCGCGAAGCGGATGAGGGGCACCTCCAGCACGTCCGCCCCCCGTGCGCGCAGCACGTCCGAGAGCGCGCTCGCACCCCCCCGCGTGCGGGTCACGGCGACCGTGCGCCCGGCCAGGGGACCACCCACGCCGGGGACCTTGTCGAACCAGCGCAGCGTGTCCCGCAGGCGGGCGACCTCCCCCACGACCGTGACGGCGGGGGCTTCCAGCCCGGCCTCGCGCACCGCCTGCGCGATGGTGGCGAGGGTGCCCGTCGCCACCCGCTGCCGCGCGGTGGTGCCCCACTGCACGGTGGCGGCGGGCGTCTGCGGGTCGCGGCCCGCCGCGATCAGGTCGGCTGCAATCTGGTCCAGGTTGCGCACCCCCATCAGTAGCACCAGTGTGTCCACGCCGGAGAGGCGCTCGTAGTGCGCGCCGCCCTCCTTCGTGTTGCCGGTCAGCACGGCGAAACTGCGCGCGGCCTCCCGGTGGGTGACCGGTATCCCGGCGTAGGCGGGCGCGGCGATGGCGCTGGTCACGCCCGGCACGACCTCAAAGGGAATCCCGGCCTGCACGCACGCCTCGGCCTCCTCGCCGCCGCGCCCGAACACGAACACGTCGCCGCCCTTGAGCCGCGCCACCCGCTTGCCACCGCCTTCCCGCGCCTTGTCCACAAGCAGCGCGTTGATCTGCTCCTGCGAGATGTACTCCGAAAAGCCCTTCTTGCCCACGTAGATCGTCTCGGCCTGCGGGCAGTGGCGCAGCAGCTCCGGGTTCGCCAGGTAGTCGAACAGCACCACGTCCGCCTGCCGCAGCGCCTCGGCCCCGCGCAGTGTCAGCAGGCCGGGGTCGCCCGGTCCCGCCCCGATCAGGGACACGAACGCGCGGGAGGTCGGGGCAGGGGTGGGGGAGGCGTCGGCGGTCATGTGCTCAGGCTAGCGGGCGGCGGGGGGGACAAATGCGGGGAGAGGGGCGGTGGGGCCTGGCTATGCTGGGCCATGCGTCCTCGTCCAGTGGGCTGCCTGCTCACGACTCTGTCTCTGCTGGCTCTGGCTGCCCTGTGCGGTCTGGGCCTGATGCTGGGGTTTGCGGCGGGCTTCAATGACAACGGCAATCCTGAGGCCATAGCGACCATCGAACGCGTCTTCGTGACGGTGCGTACGCTGGGAATCGTTGCCCTGGTCCTGGCCCTGACAGGGGTCTATCTGGCCTATGCCCCTCTCAAGACCCGTTGCGCAGTAGAGGTAGGAGCAGGTAGGTTCAGGGGTGTTACGGCTGGAGAAGCTGAAGTCCCGAGCGCGTTCCTTTGAGCGGCTGGTGGGGCTAACGCCGATGGAGTTTGACCA harbors:
- the cobA gene encoding uroporphyrinogen-III C-methyltransferase, with the protein product MTADASPTPAPTSRAFVSLIGAGPGDPGLLTLRGAEALRQADVVLFDYLANPELLRHCPQAETIYVGKKGFSEYISQEQINALLVDKAREGGGKRVARLKGGDVFVFGRGGEEAEACVQAGIPFEVVPGVTSAIAAPAYAGIPVTHREAARSFAVLTGNTKEGGAHYERLSGVDTLVLLMGVRNLDQIAADLIAAGRDPQTPAATVQWGTTARQRVATGTLATIAQAVREAGLEAPAVTVVGEVARLRDTLRWFDKVPGVGGPLAGRTVAVTRTRGGASALSDVLRARGADVLEVPLIRFADTGDEAALHARLRDLTGVTWLLLTSNQAVTALFTHLRRLGLDARHLGGVRLAAVGPSTARSLEEGGLRADFVPSTPGARHLGAELPAQAGDLVLHLTSQVAEDDLQRGLEARGVRYERAELYRTEPAQMTQHALARLRQADVVTLASGSAARHLAALAGTDFAVAAMGPQTADAARAAGFARVTVAQEAALEALADAAQAALAGTQEAATPPSI